The segment AGCTCCCGGAACTGCCGCCGTGCGTTGAAGATATCGTCCTTCATGCGGAACAGGATATCCTTGCGGAAGCGGTCCTTGCAGTCCCGCTGGGCCTGCTCCAGACGGGCGGCGTAGCGTTCCAGATCGATGCGCACAAGGCTCTCGTGCTGGGCGCGGTACTGGTCCAGCCCTGCAAGGCCCAGCGGATAATCGCACACATAGTGCTCGTTGTAGGCCTTCTGGGCCGGTTCCAGCGTACCGGTCAGATAGACGGCCAGCGCATCGTCCAGCTTGGCCTGCGCCTTTTCCGCAGCCTGTGCGGCGGCGCAGGGCTTATCTGCCGGGGCCAGCGCCAGCATCCGGGTGCGGGCCAGCGGCTCCACCAGCGGGTGCGCCGCAAAGAAGCTCCGGGCAGCATCGGCGCTCTGCTGTGCCGTCTCCCCTGCCTTTTTCTGCTCCGCTTCGCAGGAGGCGATCTGCTTTTCGCACACGCGGATGTCACCGCCCGCCTGCTCCACGGCGGCGCGGGCAGCCTCCCACGCGGCTTCGCGGGCTTCTTCCTCCTTGTAAAGTTGCTGCAGCAGCGGGTTCTCGCGGCACTCGGTGAGCTTTGCTTCCTGTTCGGTCACAGCATTCTGTGCAGCAGTCAGGGCGGCACGGGCGTCCCACAAAGCAGCCAGCTCATCCAGCGCTGTGCCCCGCAGCAGGGTCTGGTACTGGTTATAGGCGGCTTTCAGATTCTGTTCTGTCTGGGCGGCAGCACGGGCGCTTTCTCCCAGAGCTTCCAGCTCGGCCGACAGCGCACCGGCGCGGGCGCGGCGGGCGTCCAGACCGATGTACCGCTGGGGGGTGCGCAGCCGTTCCAGCCGGAAAGGATGGTGGCGCAGAAGGTCGCGGGTGGCGCTGTCAGGATGCTGTTCCAGCGTATCGGGGGTGTCGCAGCAGACGATGCGGCCCAGAATGGTCTGGGCATACTGTGCAGCCAGCGGATTTTCGCTGCTCACCTGCGCAGCAAGGCTGTCCGGGCCGTATTTGTCGGCGCGGCGGTTGGCCTTGCGGATGCCCGGGGTGTCCAGCAGGCTGATAGGCCCGACTTTATCCTTCAGGGCCACAAAGGCGCTCTTGGCGGCTTCGTAGTGGGTGGGCGGCACAAGGATATCAAAGCGGCGGTCCCCAAGGCAGGCTTCCACGCAGTCCTGCCAGCTCTCGTCCTCCACGTTCAACAGCTCGCAGAAAATTTTCGCGTCCGGCTGCATGCCCCGGCTCTTCAGTTCGGCGTTGACCGCATCCCGCACCCGGGTGGCGGCATCGTCGTGGGGGTAGACCCACTTGCCGCCGGACACGGCGTCCAGCTCCGCACGCTTGCCGGTCTGCTCCCGGTGCAGGGCGGCGGTGTTCTGGCGGGCGGCAAAATAGGCTTCTTCCAGCGGCTTTTCCTGCGCGGAGAGCCACGCCGTCAGCTGCGGCAGCTCCTCGGCGGTGAGCGTTTCGGCCCGGATGCCGGACGCAAAGCCGCTGCGGCGCAGCACTGCCAGCAGGCTCTGGGTGCGGGCAAGGGCGCTTTCTGCCTTTTCGGCTTTGCGTGCAGCGGCGTCCCGCGCCGTTTTGCGGCGGGAAAGCTCCTCGGTCAGGGCGTCCAGTGCCCGGCCCTCGCCGCTGGCGCTGGCGGCACCGTGGGCGGAAAGATAGGCCCGGCGGGCTTCCGCTTCGGCATTTTTGGCGTCCGCATAGCGGGCGTTCAGCTGTTCCAGCTGGCGGCGGCCTGCGTCCAGATGCTCCTGCCAGACCGTCTGTTCGCCGCCGTCGGCAGCGGCGCGGGCCAGCAGCGCCGCGCCCCGGTTCACAAGGGTCTGGGTCTGCTTTTCGGCAGCTTCGCGGCCAAAGTTCACGATCTCTTCCAGCGCGTCGGCGCGGGTCTGGGCCTCGGCCAGCACGGCGTGCAGATTTTCCAGCTCCAGCCGGTCGCCCTGCAGCGCGTCCAGATCCAGCTCCGGCTGGGGCAGGATGTACTGGTACAAAAACTCCCGGAAGTTGGGGATCTCGTCCATGCTGGTGCCCATCTGGAACACCTCGTTGAACTTTTTGCCCAGCGGGCTGGACGCCCGCCCGATGCCCAGCGCCCGGCAGATGCGGTCCCGCGCTTCGCTGGGGCTGCGGGTGTAGGAAAGGCGGCCTGTTTCGGGCTTGAAATCCTCCTTGGCGCTGGGTGCGCCGGTGCGCGGGTCGATGAAGGGCAGCTGTTCCAGCGTGATGCCGTCCTCGGAGAGGTACCAGGTCTGGTCGCCGGGGTGCAGCTCCTGCATGGGGCCTTCGGACTCCACCCGCACCGCGATGACAAAGGGGGTGCGCTTGACGCTGTCCCAGAACTCGGCCCCGATATAGGCCACGGTATGGCCCGGGCGGCGGTAGGCGTTCTCGCCGCGCTGCTTGGCGTGGACAGAGCCCTGCAGGGTGCGTCCGCTCTTTTTGTTGCCCAGCGCATTGAAATTGCGGTTGGTGGTCAGG is part of the Faecalibacterium sp. HTF-F genome and harbors:
- a CDS encoding ATP-binding protein is translated as MIELKRLKLINWHNFENVTFDCARLTYMIGVNAVGKTTILDAIRYCLTTNRNFNALGNKKSGRTLQGSVHAKQRGENAYRRPGHTVAYIGAEFWDSVKRTPFVIAVRVESEGPMQELHPGDQTWYLSEDGITLEQLPFIDPRTGAPSAKEDFKPETGRLSYTRSPSEARDRICRALGIGRASSPLGKKFNEVFQMGTSMDEIPNFREFLYQYILPQPELDLDALQGDRLELENLHAVLAEAQTRADALEEIVNFGREAAEKQTQTLVNRGAALLARAAADGGEQTVWQEHLDAGRRQLEQLNARYADAKNAEAEARRAYLSAHGAASASGEGRALDALTEELSRRKTARDAAARKAEKAESALARTQSLLAVLRRSGFASGIRAETLTAEELPQLTAWLSAQEKPLEEAYFAARQNTAALHREQTGKRAELDAVSGGKWVYPHDDAATRVRDAVNAELKSRGMQPDAKIFCELLNVEDESWQDCVEACLGDRRFDILVPPTHYEAAKSAFVALKDKVGPISLLDTPGIRKANRRADKYGPDSLAAQVSSENPLAAQYAQTILGRIVCCDTPDTLEQHPDSATRDLLRHHPFRLERLRTPQRYIGLDARRARAGALSAELEALGESARAAAQTEQNLKAAYNQYQTLLRGTALDELAALWDARAALTAAQNAVTEQEAKLTECRENPLLQQLYKEEEAREAAWEAARAAVEQAGGDIRVCEKQIASCEAEQKKAGETAQQSADAARSFFAAHPLVEPLARTRMLALAPADKPCAAAQAAEKAQAKLDDALAVYLTGTLEPAQKAYNEHYVCDYPLGLAGLDQYRAQHESLVRIDLERYAARLEQAQRDCKDRFRKDILFRMKDDIFNARRQFRELNKVMEQLTYGEEVYRFELEPSRDPQLAAFYQVIVDKGNQQMTEGDSLDNLAATADPAYERQVDELMEKIMADVDENTRARQEGRTGGVTLSDYVDYRTYLDYDIKVTNRVTGQQAYLSRVSRDSSGGENQAPFYVAICASLLQIYEKSENSIRLVLLDEAFSKMTSDRIRPMMELFRRLQLQVLLISTVEKSTAIQPYCDITYSIVRHGDANAIAPFIKLE